A section of the Armatimonadota bacterium genome encodes:
- a CDS encoding ABC transporter permease — MSTAVEERTRQPAVRREGSPWTGLWAVLQKEVSDHLTGIRMQILEALMLLTAVGTVYAASQSIRQEIGEDPFVFLKLFTTAREPLPSFVGFLSFLVPLSAIALGFDAINGEHARRTLSRVLAQPIYRDALLLGKFLAGIFTLGIVLVGLWLVTTGMGLFILGVPPGGEEVARGLWFLLATLGYAGVWLALSMLFSTVFRQPATSALTAIAVWLLFAVFWDILSALVAQALVAQQAGYGPTELAQARIHLFLARFSPNTLYAETLLALLNPQVRALGPVLLTQLEGAVLGTPLPLSQSLLLVWPQLVALIAGTILLFCAAYVTFQRQEVRA, encoded by the coding sequence GTGAGCACCGCGGTGGAGGAACGGACGAGGCAACCGGCCGTTCGCCGGGAGGGTTCCCCGTGGACCGGGCTGTGGGCGGTGCTCCAGAAAGAGGTCAGCGACCACCTCACGGGGATCCGGATGCAGATCCTCGAGGCCCTGATGCTCCTCACCGCGGTGGGAACCGTCTACGCGGCCAGCCAGAGCATCCGGCAGGAGATCGGGGAAGATCCCTTCGTGTTCCTCAAGCTCTTCACCACCGCTCGGGAGCCGCTTCCCTCCTTCGTGGGATTCCTCAGTTTCCTCGTCCCCCTCTCCGCCATCGCCCTGGGCTTCGACGCCATCAACGGGGAGCATGCCCGGAGAACCTTGAGTCGGGTCCTGGCACAGCCCATTTACCGGGATGCGCTGTTGCTGGGCAAGTTCCTGGCGGGGATCTTTACCTTGGGGATCGTGCTCGTGGGTCTGTGGCTGGTCACCACCGGGATGGGACTTTTCATCCTCGGGGTTCCTCCCGGGGGAGAGGAGGTGGCCCGAGGGCTCTGGTTCCTCCTCGCCACCCTGGGGTACGCGGGCGTGTGGCTGGCCCTGTCCATGCTCTTCTCCACGGTCTTCCGGCAACCCGCCACCTCTGCCCTCACCGCCATCGCGGTGTGGCTGCTGTTCGCGGTGTTCTGGGACATCTTGAGCGCGCTGGTGGCGCAGGCCCTGGTGGCGCAGCAGGCGGGGTACGGCCCGACGGAGCTCGCGCAGGCCAGAATCCACCTCTTCCTGGCCCGCTTCTCCCCCAACACCCTTTACGCGGAGACCCTTCTGGCACTCCTGAACCCTCAGGTACGGGCCCTGGGCCCCGTGCTCCTCACGCAGCTGGAGGGGGCGGTGCTGGGCACTCCCTTGCCCCTCTCGCAGAGCCTGCTGTTGGTCTGGCCGCAGCTGGTGGCCCTCATCGCAGGGACCATCCTGCTGTTCTGCGCCGCCTACGTCACCTTCCAGAGGCAGGAGGTGCGGGCCTAG
- a CDS encoding ABC transporter ATP-binding protein, whose translation MTVAIETQGLTKHYGRTVAVQDLNLVVQEGEIFGLLGPNGSGKTTTILMLLGLTDPTAGTARVLGFDPTRQPLEVKRRVGYLPDSVGFYDELTAWENLRYIANLNGLAPREAKVRIGEVLERMGLSDVADHKVGTFSRGMRQRLGLAEVLLKRPRVAILDEPTLGLDPEAAMEFLHLIRSLRAEGMAILLASHLLHQVQAICDRVGLFHKGRMVLEGRVEELSERVLGGSYRIRLEARGPEIPGLLRSLPQVVRVNPEGDGRFTVEARADIRAEIARRIVERGELLGLSLERPGLDEVYARYFQDLGREGRT comes from the coding sequence ATGACGGTCGCCATCGAGACCCAGGGACTCACCAAGCACTACGGCCGGACCGTGGCGGTCCAGGATCTCAACCTGGTGGTTCAGGAGGGAGAGATCTTCGGGCTGCTGGGCCCCAACGGGTCCGGCAAGACCACCACCATCCTCATGCTCCTGGGGCTCACGGATCCCACCGCGGGCACTGCCCGGGTTTTGGGCTTTGATCCCACCCGTCAGCCCCTGGAGGTCAAGCGGCGGGTCGGCTACCTCCCGGACTCCGTGGGGTTCTACGACGAGCTCACCGCCTGGGAAAACCTCCGGTACATCGCGAACCTGAACGGACTCGCTCCCCGTGAGGCGAAGGTCCGGATCGGAGAGGTTCTGGAGCGCATGGGCCTCTCGGACGTGGCAGACCACAAGGTGGGCACCTTCTCCCGGGGCATGCGCCAGCGCCTGGGCCTGGCGGAGGTGCTCCTCAAGCGGCCCCGGGTGGCCATTCTGGACGAGCCCACCCTGGGCCTGGACCCGGAGGCCGCCATGGAGTTCCTGCACCTGATCCGGAGCCTGCGGGCGGAGGGGATGGCGATCCTGCTGGCCTCCCACCTCCTCCACCAGGTGCAGGCCATCTGTGACCGGGTGGGTCTGTTCCACAAGGGGCGGATGGTGCTGGAGGGCCGGGTGGAGGAGTTGAGCGAGCGGGTGCTGGGAGGATCCTACCGGATCCGCTTAGAAGCGCGGGGTCCGGAGATCCCGGGGCTCCTGCGGAGTCTCCCCCAGGTGGTCCGGGTGAACCCGGAGGGGGACGGAAGGTTCACCGTGGAGGCGCGGGCGGACATCCGGGCGGAGATCGCCCGGCGGATCGTGGAGCGGGGGGAGCTGCTGGGGCTCTCCCTGGAGCGGCCCGGGTTGGATGAGGTGTACGCCCGGTACTTCCAGGATCTCGGGAGGGAGGGAAGGACGTGA
- a CDS encoding NEW3 domain-containing protein, with amino-acid sequence MEEVNRVRRLRRFPLALGLVLLLGAQVLAAPAFRGLALYTPYPDQIVRAGESVTLSLTVRNFGLPPQVVRLEMTEVAPGWRATFLAGGRVVSAVYVLPDQEATVSLRLDPPRVARSGTFRFAVAAVGQEGRAQLPLRLTLGQALPPRISLTAELPTLRGPATSSFRFRVTLRNDSDQELLVRLDAEAPRRFQVSFTPTIGTQQVTSLPVKAGESRDLDVEVNVPQDMPAGRYSLTIRASAAGTSASLPLALEITGRPELSITAPDGRLSGRAYAGQETPIKILVKNDGSAPARNVTLSSSPPSGWDVKFEPERIEEIAPKQQVEVTARVRPSPRAIAGDYMVTFTASAGDVSKSEDFRITVLTRTLWGVVGVILIAAALLVVGQAVSRYGRR; translated from the coding sequence ATGGAGGAGGTGAACCGCGTGCGCCGGTTGCGTCGCTTTCCGTTGGCCCTTGGCCTCGTGCTCCTGCTCGGCGCGCAGGTGCTGGCCGCCCCCGCGTTTCGGGGACTGGCCCTCTACACCCCTTATCCGGACCAGATCGTGCGGGCCGGGGAATCCGTCACGCTCAGCTTAACGGTCCGAAACTTCGGACTTCCTCCCCAGGTGGTGCGTCTGGAGATGACGGAGGTCGCTCCGGGGTGGCGGGCCACCTTTCTCGCGGGTGGCCGGGTGGTGAGCGCGGTGTACGTCCTTCCGGACCAGGAGGCCACGGTGAGCCTCCGGCTGGATCCCCCCCGGGTCGCCCGCTCCGGGACCTTCCGGTTCGCGGTGGCCGCGGTGGGCCAGGAGGGGCGGGCGCAGCTCCCCCTCCGCCTGACCCTGGGACAAGCCTTGCCTCCCCGGATCAGCCTGACCGCGGAGCTCCCCACCCTCCGGGGACCCGCCACCAGCAGCTTCCGGTTCCGGGTGACCCTCCGGAACGACAGCGATCAGGAGCTCCTGGTCCGGCTCGACGCGGAAGCCCCGCGGCGTTTCCAGGTTTCCTTCACCCCCACCATCGGGACCCAACAGGTCACGAGTCTTCCCGTGAAGGCCGGAGAGTCCCGGGACCTGGACGTGGAGGTGAATGTTCCCCAGGACATGCCCGCAGGGCGCTACTCGCTCACGATCCGGGCCAGTGCCGCTGGGACGAGTGCCTCCCTGCCGCTGGCCCTGGAGATCACCGGGCGTCCGGAACTCTCCATCACCGCGCCGGATGGCCGGCTCTCGGGCCGGGCGTACGCGGGTCAGGAGACGCCGATCAAGATCCTGGTGAAGAACGACGGGAGCGCTCCCGCCCGGAACGTCACCCTCAGCAGCTCCCCGCCTTCCGGGTGGGATGTGAAGTTCGAGCCGGAGCGCATCGAGGAGATCGCGCCCAAGCAGCAGGTAGAGGTGACCGCCCGGGTCCGGCCCTCTCCCCGAGCCATCGCGGGCGACTACATGGTGACCTTCACCGCGAGCGCCGGGGACGTATCGAAGTCCGAGGATTTCCGGATCACGGTGCTCACCCGGACCCTGTGGGGCGTGGTGGGCGTGATCCTCATCGCGGCCGCGCTGCTGGTGGTGGGGCAGGCGGTGAGCCGGTACGGACGCCGATGA
- the lgt gene encoding prolipoprotein diacylglyceryl transferase: MLAAMDPILVQIGPVAIRWYGVMMALAILLGLWLSGRMAPRFGIPTEVVDRHGIPFILCLFVGARLGYVISHPGPFLANPLEIVRVDHGGLASHGAIVAGFLYTGWLRRREGISPGSFTDLCAVWIPLANLLVRFGNFMNGELYGDRTSLPWGVVFPTAPDGPRHPLQLYEMLTSAVLFGLVLHWTDHRRYPGQVFWKTMVFLSGVRFLLDLLRSQDRVLGFLTLGQMAALVLLAFGIYVLVSHRVPAESGGPPGGETPTAQGREG; encoded by the coding sequence ATGTTGGCGGCCATGGATCCCATCCTGGTGCAGATCGGGCCGGTCGCCATCCGGTGGTACGGCGTGATGATGGCCCTCGCCATCCTGCTGGGCCTCTGGCTCAGCGGCCGGATGGCGCCCCGTTTCGGCATTCCCACCGAGGTGGTGGACCGGCACGGGATCCCCTTCATCCTCTGCCTGTTCGTGGGCGCGCGGTTGGGCTACGTGATCTCCCATCCCGGCCCCTTCCTCGCAAACCCCCTGGAGATCGTCCGCGTAGACCACGGGGGACTTGCCTCCCACGGGGCCATCGTGGCGGGGTTCCTGTACACGGGGTGGCTGCGGCGCCGGGAGGGGATCTCCCCCGGATCCTTTACGGACCTGTGCGCGGTGTGGATCCCCCTGGCGAACCTCCTGGTGCGCTTCGGGAACTTCATGAACGGAGAGCTGTACGGGGACCGGACCTCCCTGCCCTGGGGAGTGGTCTTCCCCACGGCTCCGGACGGTCCCCGACATCCCCTGCAGCTCTACGAGATGCTCACCTCCGCGGTGCTGTTCGGGCTCGTCCTCCACTGGACGGATCACCGCCGGTACCCCGGCCAGGTGTTCTGGAAGACCATGGTCTTCCTCTCCGGTGTGCGGTTCCTCCTGGATCTCCTGCGTTCCCAGGACCGCGTGCTCGGGTTCCTGACCCTGGGCCAGATGGCCGCCCTCGTGCTCCTCGCCTTCGGGATCTACGTCCTCGTGAGCCATCGGGTTCCCGCGGAGTCAGGAGGACCACCGGGGGGAGAAACTCCAACGGCACAGGGGAGAGAGGGATGA
- a CDS encoding class II aldolase/adducin family protein yields the protein MNFTFVGSYEAHPVLRRFAEGLRGTLEAHGHQYAEDRGRDLRLVFNFIDPERPRPYRRRAKATFVVSVALGSPGVEDVLRAAYPLLVRSLANLVIYLVPAGEGWRTYFVTLEQGRYEVPGEGEGYFQRVYERLYPLATSQLVIDNEFHPDLPEELWEGDALTRKLSEAGRRLDALQLLPSPFPIEELLSPRDLRHVQRLYGIGGLSYGNLSVRKDATRFWMSASGVNKANLRVIGRDILLVKGYDPVRNRILLSVPPHIQPRRVSVDAIEHWMIYTEHPSVGAIIHVHAWMRGIPSTEINYPCGTLQLAKAVAELIRQAPDPARAVVGLKNHGITVTGPDLEDILERLERDIIRQVPMT from the coding sequence ATGAACTTCACGTTCGTCGGATCCTACGAAGCCCACCCCGTCCTGCGCCGGTTCGCGGAGGGCCTGCGCGGTACGCTGGAGGCCCACGGGCACCAGTACGCGGAGGACCGGGGGCGGGACCTCCGGCTGGTGTTCAACTTCATCGATCCCGAGCGCCCCCGACCGTACCGCCGGCGCGCCAAGGCCACCTTCGTGGTGTCCGTGGCCCTCGGATCACCGGGCGTGGAGGACGTGCTGCGGGCGGCCTATCCCCTCCTCGTCCGATCGCTGGCGAACCTGGTGATCTACCTGGTGCCCGCGGGGGAGGGGTGGCGCACGTACTTCGTCACCCTGGAGCAGGGCCGGTACGAGGTGCCGGGGGAGGGGGAAGGTTATTTCCAGCGCGTGTACGAGCGGCTCTATCCCCTGGCCACGAGCCAGCTGGTGATCGACAACGAGTTCCACCCGGACCTGCCGGAGGAGCTGTGGGAAGGGGACGCGCTCACCCGGAAGCTCTCGGAGGCCGGCCGCCGGCTGGACGCTCTGCAGCTCCTGCCCTCCCCCTTTCCCATCGAGGAACTCCTGAGCCCCCGGGACCTCCGGCACGTGCAACGCCTGTACGGCATCGGCGGGCTCAGCTACGGCAACCTCAGCGTACGCAAGGACGCCACCCGCTTCTGGATGAGCGCGAGCGGGGTGAACAAGGCAAACCTCCGGGTCATCGGACGGGACATCCTCCTCGTGAAGGGCTACGACCCCGTGCGGAACCGGATTCTCCTGAGCGTCCCGCCCCACATCCAGCCCCGACGGGTCTCCGTGGACGCCATCGAGCACTGGATGATCTACACGGAGCACCCCTCCGTGGGCGCCATCATCCACGTGCACGCCTGGATGCGGGGAATCCCCTCCACGGAGATCAACTACCCCTGCGGAACCCTGCAGCTCGCGAAGGCCGTGGCGGAGCTTATCCGGCAGGCCCCGGACCCGGCCCGGGCTGTGGTGGGGCTCAAGAACCACGGAATCACCGTGACGGGCCCGGATCTGGAGGACATCCTGGAGCGGTTGGAGCGGGACATCATCCGACAGGTCCCCATGACCTGA
- a CDS encoding alcohol dehydrogenase catalytic domain-containing protein yields MRALVFHPTIPRYLATRVLGRFSRRAYWSAVSPLSLREIPEPRLPGPEWIKVRTRLGGICGSDLHLLRLDTSPYASAFTSFPFVPGHENVGTAVEVGSSVREVEPGQRVVVEPVLPCATRGIGPCRFCARGDYHLCEHTTEGALAPGLLLGACRDTGGSWGECFVAHRSQVFPVPDSVSDANALLVEPMASALHPLLRYPPQDDHTVLVIGGGIIGQLMVAALRAMQSRARVILLAKYPFQAEMSKRLGADHAVLVGRGDGYYEEVADLTGGRLIRPMLGRRVLLGGGADWVVECTGTERALDDALRLARPGGTVIPLGLPAVPRTVDWTPLWLKELQVRGSYTYAWETWGGRRRTLEIVLDWMASGQVEVGFLVTHTFPLERFPQAFQVAMAKAGTGAFKVAFAFGSR; encoded by the coding sequence GTGCGCGCCCTGGTCTTCCACCCCACCATCCCCCGCTACCTGGCCACCCGGGTCCTGGGAAGGTTTTCCCGCCGGGCCTACTGGAGCGCGGTCTCTCCCCTCTCCCTCCGGGAGATCCCGGAACCCCGCCTGCCCGGCCCGGAGTGGATCAAGGTGCGCACCCGCCTGGGGGGGATCTGCGGATCGGACCTCCACCTGCTCCGGCTCGACACCAGCCCTTATGCCTCCGCCTTCACCTCCTTCCCGTTCGTCCCAGGCCACGAGAACGTGGGCACCGCGGTGGAGGTGGGGTCCTCGGTCCGGGAGGTGGAGCCCGGGCAGCGGGTGGTGGTGGAACCCGTCCTCCCCTGTGCCACCCGGGGAATCGGGCCCTGCCGGTTCTGCGCCCGGGGCGATTACCACCTGTGCGAGCACACCACGGAGGGCGCCCTCGCGCCCGGGCTGCTCTTGGGGGCCTGCCGGGACACGGGCGGAAGCTGGGGGGAGTGCTTCGTGGCTCACCGGTCCCAGGTCTTCCCCGTCCCGGACTCCGTAAGCGACGCAAACGCCCTCCTCGTGGAGCCCATGGCCTCCGCCCTCCACCCCCTCCTGCGCTACCCCCCTCAGGACGACCACACGGTGCTGGTGATCGGGGGCGGGATCATCGGGCAGCTGATGGTGGCGGCCCTGCGGGCCATGCAGAGCCGCGCCCGGGTGATCCTGCTCGCCAAGTACCCCTTTCAGGCAGAGATGTCCAAGCGGCTGGGAGCCGACCACGCCGTGCTCGTGGGCCGGGGGGACGGGTACTACGAGGAGGTGGCGGACCTGACGGGCGGCCGCCTGATCCGCCCCATGCTCGGCAGGCGGGTCCTCCTGGGGGGAGGTGCCGACTGGGTCGTGGAGTGTACGGGCACCGAGCGGGCCCTGGACGATGCCCTGCGGCTCGCACGGCCCGGCGGCACCGTGATCCCCCTCGGGCTGCCCGCCGTTCCACGGACCGTGGACTGGACGCCCCTGTGGCTCAAGGAGCTCCAGGTGCGGGGAAGCTACACTTACGCCTGGGAGACCTGGGGCGGGAGGCGCCGGACCCTGGAGATCGTCCTGGACTGGATGGCCTCTGGGCAGGTGGAAGTCGGTTTCCTCGTCACCCACACCTTTCCCCTGGAGCGGTTCCCCCAGGCGTTCCAGGTGGCCATGGCGAAGGCGGGGACCGGGGCCTTCAAGGTGGCCTTTGCCTTCGGATCCCGCTAG
- a CDS encoding diacylglycerol kinase family lipid kinase: MRVLAVINPVAGRGRAMKLWPRLRTHFLQAGWCVEEVYSEGRGHAVELAASALDCDGILAVGGDGTCNEVANGLLRASSSPSRFLAPLPVGTANDFATCMGVPADPEAAARALASGRPRRIDVGWVNGRFFLTIAGCGFDAEVARRVNTWPKLLGGKVMYVAGIFHQLATFRPVRMEINTGERVWIQPTFMLAAGNLPCYAGGLRMCPEARPDDGWLEVVLVRDLSRTEVVRLLPRLLDGSHVGHPKVEVVRAREVEVHSAVPVAVHADGEFVGTTPARFTILTQTLEVLLPVSAAERVSLRAAQPARLTV, from the coding sequence GTGAGGGTGCTCGCCGTCATCAATCCCGTGGCGGGGCGGGGACGGGCCATGAAGCTGTGGCCGCGGCTGCGGACCCACTTCCTGCAGGCGGGCTGGTGCGTGGAGGAGGTGTACTCCGAAGGGAGGGGGCACGCGGTTGAGCTCGCGGCCTCCGCCCTGGACTGCGACGGGATCCTGGCGGTGGGAGGGGACGGGACCTGCAACGAGGTGGCGAACGGCCTGCTGCGGGCGTCCAGTTCCCCTTCCCGATTCCTGGCTCCTCTTCCGGTGGGGACGGCCAACGACTTCGCCACCTGCATGGGAGTTCCCGCGGATCCCGAGGCCGCGGCCCGGGCCCTGGCGTCCGGCCGCCCCCGGCGGATCGATGTGGGGTGGGTGAACGGCCGGTTCTTCCTGACCATCGCGGGATGCGGGTTCGATGCGGAGGTGGCCCGCCGGGTCAACACGTGGCCGAAGCTGCTGGGTGGGAAGGTCATGTACGTGGCGGGGATCTTCCACCAGCTCGCCACCTTCCGCCCCGTGCGCATGGAGATCAATACGGGCGAGCGGGTATGGATCCAGCCCACCTTCATGCTGGCCGCTGGGAACCTTCCCTGCTACGCGGGCGGGTTGCGCATGTGTCCGGAGGCCCGCCCCGACGATGGGTGGCTGGAGGTGGTGCTCGTCCGGGATCTGAGCCGGACCGAGGTGGTGCGGCTGCTCCCGCGTCTCCTGGACGGTTCCCACGTGGGACATCCGAAGGTGGAGGTGGTGCGGGCCCGGGAGGTGGAGGTGCACAGCGCGGTGCCGGTGGCCGTCCACGCGGACGGCGAGTTCGTGGGCACCACCCCCGCCCGGTTCACGATCCTCACCCAGACCCTGGAGGTGCTCCTGCCCGTCTCCGCGGCGGAACGGGTGTCCCTTCGGGCGGCGCAGCCCGCGCGCCTGACGGTCTAG
- a CDS encoding 4Fe-4S dicluster domain-containing protein, translating to MRLEEKLYLLRWKHDKQSHIAITDPATCRERCGEAWGRPCTTFCPAKVYEWDPREGRIVISYENCVECTTCLVGCPYRIIDWRLPRGGFGIQYRYG from the coding sequence GTGAGGCTCGAGGAGAAGCTTTACCTGCTGCGGTGGAAGCACGACAAGCAGAGCCACATCGCCATCACGGACCCCGCCACGTGTCGGGAGCGGTGTGGAGAGGCCTGGGGGCGTCCCTGCACCACCTTCTGCCCGGCCAAGGTGTACGAGTGGGATCCGAGGGAGGGCCGCATCGTGATCTCCTACGAGAACTGCGTGGAGTGTACCACGTGTCTTGTGGGCTGTCCGTACCGGATCATCGACTGGCGGCTGCCCCGGGGCGGGTTTGGGATCCAGTACCGCTACGGCTAG
- a CDS encoding FAD-dependent oxidoreductase: MSAEKFDAIVVGAGPAGASAAITMARAGLSVVLLERGEYPGAKNVMGGVMYGRMVADVVPEFWTLDPPLERVVVEERVWITTEDGVVSLGHRNPRQAYHPDGCPNAFTVLRARWDRWFAARAEEAGALLVPQTVAEDVIWRDGRIVGVRTGREEGELYADVVVIADGVNSFLAQRARLRDHPIPPHHLALAVKEVIGLPAEIIESRFNLEPGQGTTIELYGAVTDGMSGYGFLYTNRDSLSVGVGVLVSHLMRTRRTPYELLERLKQHPAVRPLLAGGEVLEYAAHAIPEGGYEAMPRLYGDGVLIAGDAAMMVNGLHREGSNLAMAAGRMAGETVIEAKRRGDFSARTLALYEAKLRDSFVLQDLWKYRSLPELVDRRPDLFRIYPELVHHAVHEMLTVDGVPKRIKQRRIWREVTRRRRPLQLLRDLYEVWRAVR; the protein is encoded by the coding sequence ATGAGCGCGGAGAAGTTCGACGCCATCGTGGTGGGCGCGGGCCCTGCGGGCGCTTCGGCCGCCATCACCATGGCCCGGGCCGGCCTCTCCGTGGTGCTCCTGGAGCGCGGGGAGTACCCGGGCGCCAAGAACGTGATGGGCGGAGTCATGTACGGCCGCATGGTGGCGGACGTGGTCCCGGAGTTCTGGACCCTCGATCCTCCCCTGGAGCGCGTGGTGGTGGAGGAGCGGGTGTGGATCACCACGGAGGACGGGGTGGTCTCCCTCGGCCATCGGAACCCCCGTCAGGCCTACCACCCGGACGGGTGCCCGAACGCCTTCACCGTGCTGCGGGCACGGTGGGACCGGTGGTTTGCGGCCCGGGCGGAGGAGGCGGGAGCGCTGCTGGTCCCCCAGACGGTGGCGGAGGACGTGATCTGGCGGGACGGCCGGATCGTGGGCGTGCGCACGGGCCGGGAGGAGGGGGAGCTCTACGCGGACGTGGTGGTGATCGCGGACGGGGTGAACTCCTTCCTCGCCCAGCGGGCGAGACTGCGTGACCACCCCATCCCCCCGCACCACCTGGCCCTGGCGGTGAAGGAGGTCATCGGGCTTCCCGCGGAGATCATCGAGAGCCGGTTCAACCTGGAGCCGGGCCAGGGCACCACCATCGAGCTCTACGGGGCCGTCACGGACGGGATGTCCGGCTACGGCTTCCTCTACACGAACCGCGACTCCCTCTCCGTGGGCGTGGGCGTCCTGGTGAGCCACCTCATGCGGACCCGTCGCACCCCCTATGAGCTCCTGGAGCGGCTCAAGCAGCACCCCGCGGTTCGGCCCCTCCTGGCGGGCGGGGAGGTGCTGGAGTACGCGGCGCACGCCATCCCGGAGGGGGGATACGAGGCCATGCCGAGGCTCTACGGCGACGGGGTGCTCATCGCGGGCGATGCCGCGATGATGGTGAACGGGCTGCACCGGGAGGGCAGCAATCTGGCCATGGCCGCGGGCCGCATGGCGGGGGAGACGGTGATCGAGGCCAAGCGGCGGGGGGATTTCAGCGCGCGCACCCTCGCTCTGTACGAGGCGAAGCTGCGGGACTCGTTCGTGCTACAGGACCTGTGGAAGTACCGTTCCCTTCCGGAACTGGTGGACCGCCGGCCCGATCTCTTCCGGATCTACCCGGAGCTCGTGCACCACGCGGTGCACGAGATGCTCACCGTGGACGGGGTGCCCAAGCGCATCAAGCAGCGTAGGATCTGGCGGGAGGTCACCCGCCGGCGTCGGCCCCTGCAGCTCCTGCGGGACCTGTACGAGGTGTGGCGGGCGGTGCGGTGA
- a CDS encoding NADH-quinone oxidoreductase subunit N: protein MSVLRALLPEILVAATATAVLFADLPLRTAAQRRVLLWLSLGGVSLALWATLAGASSPAAFDGMVVRDGLTRVFGILALAVAGVGLVLSRDYLVRTGLERGEYYALVLFAALGAQLLAASRNLLLMFLALELLSVPLYVLAAFARHHRSSQEAGLKYFLLGSFASGVFLYGMALVYGQSGSLDLARLETAGEGSLLRLGTGLLLVGLSYKAAVVPFHAWAPDVYEGAPMPAAAYMSVIAKVGALAALARLVPGALPGLVDLWRPFVAVLSALTMVIGNLGALWQRNLKRMLAYSSIAHAGYILVGIAAGTRTGLAASAYYLAVYALMQLGAFGVLMFLERMGLEADEVQDLGGLGDRSPALAATFALFMASLVGIPPTAGFLGKFYLFLSALEADLGWLAVVGVLTSVVSVAYYLRAAYAAYAGEGRPGVRLAGRGWTGAGVVVAALGVLLGGVVGGPVIQWMHQVAGVIP from the coding sequence GTGAGCGTGCTGCGTGCCCTACTCCCGGAGATCCTGGTGGCGGCCACGGCCACCGCGGTCCTGTTCGCGGACCTGCCCCTGCGCACCGCCGCCCAGCGCCGGGTCCTCCTGTGGTTGAGCCTCGGGGGGGTTTCCCTGGCCCTCTGGGCCACGCTTGCAGGCGCTTCCTCCCCCGCGGCCTTCGACGGCATGGTGGTCCGGGATGGCCTCACCCGCGTGTTCGGGATCCTGGCCCTGGCCGTGGCGGGGGTGGGTTTGGTGCTCTCCCGCGACTACCTCGTTCGGACGGGGCTGGAGCGGGGGGAATACTACGCGCTCGTGCTCTTCGCGGCCCTGGGAGCGCAACTGCTGGCTGCCTCCCGCAACCTCCTGCTGATGTTCCTGGCCCTGGAGCTCCTTTCCGTCCCCCTCTACGTGCTCGCGGCCTTCGCCCGGCATCACCGTTCCTCCCAGGAGGCGGGCCTCAAGTACTTCCTGCTGGGTTCCTTCGCCTCCGGGGTGTTCCTGTACGGGATGGCTCTGGTGTACGGGCAGTCCGGAAGCCTGGACCTCGCGCGGCTTGAGACCGCCGGGGAGGGGTCGTTGCTGCGGCTGGGCACGGGCCTGCTGCTCGTGGGGTTGAGCTACAAGGCGGCGGTGGTGCCTTTCCATGCCTGGGCTCCGGACGTGTATGAGGGGGCTCCCATGCCCGCGGCGGCCTACATGTCCGTCATCGCCAAGGTGGGTGCTCTCGCGGCCCTGGCACGGCTGGTCCCGGGGGCGCTGCCGGGACTGGTGGACCTGTGGCGTCCCTTCGTGGCCGTGTTGAGCGCCCTGACCATGGTGATCGGCAACCTGGGTGCCCTGTGGCAGCGGAACCTCAAGCGCATGCTGGCCTACAGCAGCATCGCGCACGCGGGCTACATCCTCGTGGGCATCGCCGCGGGAACACGCACGGGGCTTGCGGCCTCCGCCTACTACCTCGCCGTGTACGCCCTCATGCAGCTGGGCGCCTTCGGGGTGCTGATGTTCCTGGAGCGGATGGGCCTGGAGGCGGACGAGGTGCAGGACCTGGGAGGGCTCGGGGACCGCTCCCCTGCCCTGGCGGCGACCTTTGCCCTCTTCATGGCCTCCCTGGTGGGAATTCCGCCCACCGCGGGGTTCTTGGGGAAGTTCTACCTGTTCCTCTCGGCCCTGGAGGCGGACCTGGGATGGCTGGCCGTGGTGGGGGTGCTCACCAGTGTGGTTTCCGTGGCCTACTACCTGCGGGCCGCGTACGCGGCGTACGCGGGTGAGGGCCGGCCCGGTGTCCGGCTGGCGGGGAGGGGGTGGACGGGGGCGGGCGTGGTCGTGGCCGCCCTCGGGGTGCTGCTGGGCGGCGTGGTGGGGGGACCTGTGATTCAGTGGATGCACCAGGTGGCGGGAGTGATCCCATGA